A window of the Candidatus Saccharibacteria bacterium oral taxon 488 genome harbors these coding sequences:
- a CDS encoding transcriptional regulator — protein sequence MTERQQAILAAIIEQYAEIAAPVGSVTLAKLFGVSSATIRSEMAKLEEMGFIEAPHTSAGRIPTDKGYRLYVNGITDAQMTELPSGIDRSARAIEAHVNSHVDTSDRAIRSAVDSLVELTGNFGFASFGDHLYMNGMTQLFSQPEFVEGDHVQAIARLIDNIEPWLREAAPNHPLNVFIGSENPIGKSSGATLIISRFCSKFSNNSYIGVIGPTRQNYRRTMELVRRTGAMLEEVL from the coding sequence ATGACCGAACGTCAACAGGCGATTTTAGCTGCCATTATTGAGCAATACGCCGAAATTGCGGCGCCAGTTGGCAGCGTGACGCTAGCCAAGTTGTTTGGCGTGTCCAGCGCTACGATTCGCAGCGAAATGGCCAAGCTCGAGGAGATGGGATTTATTGAAGCGCCGCATACTAGCGCTGGTCGAATTCCTACGGATAAGGGCTACCGGTTGTACGTCAATGGCATCACCGATGCCCAGATGACGGAGCTGCCGAGCGGCATCGATCGCAGTGCGAGAGCGATCGAAGCGCATGTTAACTCGCACGTTGATACGTCTGATCGAGCGATTCGTAGTGCTGTCGATAGCCTGGTTGAATTGACTGGTAATTTTGGTTTCGCCTCGTTTGGTGATCATCTATATATGAATGGTATGACGCAGTTGTTTAGCCAGCCGGAGTTTGTCGAGGGTGATCACGTGCAAGCGATTGCCAGGTTGATTGATAATATTGAGCCGTGGCTACGTGAAGCGGCACCGAACCACCCGCTCAATGTGTTTATCGGCAGCGAAAATCCGATTGGTAAAAGTTCTGGAGCAACGTTGATTATTAGTAGGTTTTGTTCAAAGTTTAGTAATAATAGTTACATCGGCGTGATCGGTCCGACGCGGCAGAATTACCGTCGAACGATGGAGCTGGTTAGGCGAACCGGTGCGATGTTGGAGGAGGTATTGTAA
- the dnaK gene encoding molecular chaperone DnaK — MGKIIGIDLGTTNSAFAYMLAGKPEVIANAEGNRTTPSVVAINKKGERLVGQVAQRQRVTNPKNTIYGVKRFIGRKFDDKEVQKDRGLMPFKIVKKGAGVAVEMGGKEYTPEEVSAMILGKIKADAEAFLGEKVTEAVITVPAYFDDSQRQATKDAGKIAGLEVKRIINEPTAAALAYGLEKGKNDETIVVFDLGGGTFDVSVLELGDGVFEVKATNGDTHLGGEDFDNVIVNYFLDDFKSKEGIDLRKDNAAMQRLKDEAEKAKKELSTVTEYEVNIPFITADADGPKHFELSLTRAKLEDLVKDLLARLDGPVEKALKDAKLSKSDIQNVVMVGGMTRMPAVVERVKKLFGKDPMQGVNPDEVVAVGAAIQGGVLAGDVKDVLLLDVTPLSLGIETMGGVSTKLIERNTTVPTSKSEVFSTAADNQPQVEIHVLQGEREFANDNKSLGRFVLDGIAPAPRGVPQIEVTFNIDANGILNVTAKDKGTGKEQSITIQNSGNMSKEDIEKAQKEAELHADEDKKKRETVDAKNQLENAIYQAKKMPDEFKDKISDDDKKAIDEAVKEAEKHKDADDKDELEAAAKALQDAIMPIGAKMYQQAAEDKKADESKDDKKSDKDEPVEGEVVDEK; from the coding sequence ATGGGTAAAATTATCGGAATTGACCTCGGTACAACCAACAGCGCCTTTGCGTATATGTTGGCGGGCAAGCCAGAAGTTATCGCTAACGCTGAGGGTAATCGTACGACGCCATCAGTGGTAGCGATTAATAAAAAGGGCGAACGCTTGGTCGGACAAGTGGCGCAGCGTCAGCGTGTGACTAATCCAAAGAACACAATTTATGGTGTCAAGCGCTTTATTGGCCGTAAGTTTGATGACAAAGAAGTCCAAAAAGACCGTGGCCTCATGCCGTTTAAGATCGTCAAGAAAGGTGCGGGTGTGGCCGTGGAAATGGGCGGCAAGGAATACACGCCAGAAGAAGTCTCAGCCATGATCCTCGGCAAAATCAAGGCCGACGCCGAGGCGTTCCTCGGCGAAAAAGTCACCGAAGCCGTCATCACCGTGCCGGCTTACTTTGACGATTCGCAGCGCCAAGCTACCAAAGACGCTGGTAAAATTGCTGGACTGGAAGTCAAGCGTATCATTAATGAGCCAACGGCAGCTGCTCTGGCGTACGGCCTGGAAAAAGGCAAAAATGACGAAACCATCGTGGTGTTTGACCTTGGTGGCGGTACCTTTGACGTTTCCGTCCTGGAGCTTGGTGACGGCGTGTTTGAAGTGAAAGCGACCAATGGCGACACTCACCTGGGCGGTGAAGACTTTGATAACGTCATCGTTAACTACTTCCTTGATGACTTTAAGTCTAAAGAAGGTATTGACCTACGCAAAGACAATGCAGCCATGCAGCGCCTGAAGGATGAAGCGGAAAAGGCCAAGAAAGAACTATCGACAGTCACTGAATACGAAGTCAATATTCCGTTTATCACCGCTGATGCTGACGGGCCAAAGCACTTTGAGTTGAGCCTGACACGGGCCAAGTTGGAAGATTTGGTGAAAGATCTGTTGGCGCGCCTTGACGGCCCAGTTGAAAAAGCACTCAAAGACGCCAAACTCTCTAAATCAGACATCCAAAATGTTGTCATGGTTGGTGGCATGACCCGCATGCCAGCAGTGGTCGAGCGGGTGAAGAAGTTGTTCGGCAAAGACCCGATGCAGGGCGTCAATCCAGACGAAGTGGTGGCTGTTGGTGCAGCTATCCAGGGTGGTGTGCTGGCTGGCGATGTCAAGGATGTGCTGCTACTGGACGTGACGCCATTGAGCCTTGGTATCGAGACGATGGGCGGCGTGTCGACCAAGCTGATCGAGCGTAACACCACCGTGCCGACCAGCAAGTCGGAAGTATTCTCGACCGCCGCTGACAATCAGCCGCAAGTGGAGATCCACGTCTTGCAGGGTGAGCGCGAATTTGCCAATGACAACAAGAGTTTGGGTCGCTTTGTGCTTGATGGTATCGCACCAGCACCGCGCGGTGTGCCGCAGATTGAAGTGACGTTTAACATCGACGCCAACGGTATCCTTAATGTTACTGCTAAAGATAAAGGCACTGGCAAGGAGCAATCAATCACCATCCAAAACTCTGGCAACATGAGCAAGGAAGATATCGAAAAAGCCCAGAAAGAAGCTGAGCTGCACGCTGACGAGGACAAGAAAAAGCGCGAGACCGTTGATGCTAAAAACCAGCTGGAAAACGCCATCTACCAGGCAAAGAAAATGCCGGATGAGTTCAAAGATAAGATTTCTGACGACGACAAGAAAGCGATTGACGAAGCGGTCAAGGAAGCGGAAAAGCACAAAGACGCTGACGACAAAGATGAGCTAGAAGCAGCAGCTAAAGCCTTGCAGGACGCCATCATGCCAATCGGTGCCAAAATGTACCAGCAAGCCGCTGAGGACAAAAAGGCTGATGAGTCTAAGGACGACAAAAAATCTGACAAGGACGAACCAGTCGAAGGCGAAGTGGTTGACGAGAAGTAG
- a CDS encoding CYTH domain-containing protein, translating to MKQTAIINSEIKARCADQESVRQYLREHGADFKGTDHQIDTYFDVPKGRLKLRQGPIENNLIFYRRADTNGPKQSTINLSPVAPDSTIGEVLTAALGVRVVVDKQREIYFIDNVKFHIDTVKGLGNFVEIEAIDTDGKRNAEQLEQQCSHYMRELSIQDTDLVVGSYSDLLESAALSH from the coding sequence ATGAAACAGACAGCAATTATCAATTCAGAAATCAAGGCCCGGTGCGCGGATCAAGAGTCGGTGCGCCAATATCTACGTGAGCACGGCGCGGACTTTAAGGGGACTGACCATCAAATTGACACATATTTTGATGTGCCCAAAGGGCGCCTGAAGCTACGTCAAGGACCGATCGAAAATAACCTTATCTTTTATCGGCGGGCCGATACCAATGGGCCGAAACAATCGACTATCAACCTATCGCCAGTTGCGCCGGACTCGACCATCGGCGAGGTGCTGACGGCGGCACTCGGTGTACGTGTGGTTGTCGATAAGCAGCGCGAAATTTACTTCATCGACAATGTCAAGTTTCATATCGACACTGTTAAGGGTCTCGGGAATTTTGTCGAAATTGAAGCCATCGATACCGACGGCAAACGAAACGCCGAGCAGCTGGAGCAACAATGCTCACACTACATGCGTGAACTTAGTATCCAGGATACGGATTTAGTGGTTGGCTCGTATAGTGATTTGCTGGAGAGTGCGGCTCTTTCACATTAG
- a CDS encoding nucleotide exchange factor GrpE: MTKSKAKKAEDLEQQLGELTLDLQRTRADFENYRKRVETEKQSAHQMGQAKSVMKLLPVIDTIERAIVNVPEELQDNAWARGVAGLGKQLDKQLKEIGLEKINAKPGTLFNPELHQAVQFDGEAEGDKEVVAEELRAGYTLDGVVIRDAMVKVTRQSSESTRADVKENTDASEK; encoded by the coding sequence ATGACGAAGAGTAAGGCTAAAAAAGCTGAAGATTTGGAGCAGCAGTTGGGCGAGTTAACGCTGGATTTGCAGCGGACGCGGGCGGATTTTGAGAATTATCGCAAGCGTGTGGAGACAGAAAAACAGTCAGCGCACCAAATGGGTCAGGCCAAGTCGGTGATGAAATTATTACCGGTGATTGATACGATTGAGCGGGCGATTGTTAACGTACCAGAGGAATTGCAGGATAACGCGTGGGCGAGAGGCGTGGCTGGCCTGGGTAAACAACTCGACAAGCAACTCAAGGAAATCGGTCTCGAGAAAATTAACGCTAAACCCGGCACATTATTTAACCCTGAGCTGCACCAAGCCGTTCAATTTGACGGAGAAGCAGAAGGCGACAAAGAAGTTGTTGCTGAGGAACTACGTGCTGGCTATACACTAGACGGCGTAGTGATTCGCGACGCGATGGTTAAGGTGACGCGCCAGTCATCGGAATCAACGCGGGCGGATGTCAAAGAAAATACTGACGCATCAGAGAAATAA